From Halomicrobium zhouii, a single genomic window includes:
- a CDS encoding iron transporter, producing MGVVGLGSLAGCSGLLEEQSTNRNPSVVENRPDAIYRPSHVEGMEMIGMREAGGRMVGLMYAYAHRFWTVTGTVTELVPPGGDVHLMASVWDPDTGTVLPVGTGLSVEIRTDGERLHRRSPWTMLSQNMGFHYGDNFALDGDGTYTVTVQTGSVGVDRVGGFADRFGESATAEFEWEYSAAARNEIAFQTLEDAGDRGALAPMEMDMMPLSFAPSADDLPGQVLGTAEAGDVHFAATVVDGDEGDVLAVSPRTRYNGYVLPAMSLSATLSRGGSTAFDDILTQAVGPDLGYHYRASVDAVESGDELTITTDSGPQVSRHEGYETAFTGVPDVSITAE from the coding sequence ATGGGCGTCGTCGGCCTGGGCTCACTCGCTGGCTGTAGCGGACTCCTCGAAGAGCAGTCGACGAACCGGAACCCGTCGGTCGTGGAGAACCGCCCGGACGCGATCTACCGTCCGAGTCACGTCGAGGGGATGGAGATGATCGGGATGCGGGAGGCGGGCGGTCGGATGGTCGGGCTGATGTACGCCTACGCCCACCGTTTCTGGACCGTCACCGGGACCGTCACCGAACTGGTACCCCCTGGCGGCGACGTCCACCTCATGGCCAGCGTCTGGGACCCCGACACGGGCACCGTCCTGCCGGTCGGGACGGGCCTCTCGGTCGAGATTCGCACGGACGGCGAGCGCCTCCACCGGCGCTCCCCGTGGACGATGCTCTCCCAGAACATGGGCTTTCACTACGGCGACAACTTCGCGCTCGACGGCGACGGGACCTACACCGTCACGGTCCAGACCGGCTCGGTCGGCGTCGACCGCGTCGGCGGCTTCGCCGACCGGTTCGGCGAGTCGGCGACGGCGGAGTTCGAGTGGGAGTACAGCGCGGCCGCGCGCAACGAAATCGCCTTCCAGACGCTGGAGGACGCGGGCGATCGCGGCGCGCTCGCCCCGATGGAGATGGACATGATGCCCCTCTCGTTCGCGCCGTCGGCGGACGACCTGCCGGGCCAGGTTCTGGGAACCGCGGAGGCCGGCGACGTCCACTTCGCCGCCACCGTCGTCGACGGCGACGAGGGCGACGTCCTGGCCGTCTCCCCGCGGACGCGCTACAACGGTTACGTCCTCCCCGCGATGTCGCTATCGGCGACGCTGTCGCGGGGCGGTTCGACGGCGTTCGACGACATCCTCACCCAGGCCGTCGGGCCGGATCTGGGGTATCACTACCGGGCCAGCGTGGACGCCGTCGAATCCGGCGACGAACTGACGATCACGACCGACTCGGGCCCGCAGGTCTCCCGTCACGAGGGTTACGAGACGGCGTTCACGGGCGTCCCGGACGTCTCGATTACAGCGGAATGA
- a CDS encoding DUF7344 domain-containing protein, with translation MSPDDPVHDVGTLSLDACLELLSNRQRRVILEFFLDSETNHASVDELISEIINEEASRTGERPGHDAVASTMFHVHLPKFADANVLEYDTRHLEVRYRGDPLIEAAYAKIQEIE, from the coding sequence ATGAGTCCCGACGACCCAGTTCACGACGTCGGTACGCTCTCCCTCGACGCGTGCCTCGAGTTGCTGTCGAACCGGCAGCGGCGCGTCATCCTGGAGTTCTTTCTCGATTCGGAGACGAACCACGCCTCGGTAGACGAACTGATATCCGAGATTATCAACGAAGAGGCGAGTCGCACCGGGGAACGCCCCGGCCACGACGCGGTGGCGTCTACCATGTTCCACGTCCATCTCCCGAAGTTCGCCGACGCCAACGTCCTCGAGTACGACACCCGCCACCTCGAAGTCCGATACCGGGGTGATCCCCTGATCGAAGCGGCCTACGCGAAGATCCAGGAGATCGAATAG
- a CDS encoding MBL fold metallo-hydrolase, whose protein sequence is MSTGTSSRATTASSSSTRASPVHWPQLLSGLADRGYGLDDVAALVLTHGHADHVGFAERLRETTSVPVFVHEADVGLAQGTEDVSVGDALVNLWRPAVLALLFELGRNGGLSIPPVEEVQTFADGDVLDLPGSPEMIHVPGHSAGSCALFLPDRDVLLCGDALATLDLTTGRERGPQIMSLFNADGARARASLDRLAGLGEVTLLPGHGRPWRGEMDEAVRLARRQ, encoded by the coding sequence GTGTCAACTGGTACCTCGTCGAGGGCGACGACGGCGTCCTCGTCGTCGACGCGGGCGTCCCCGGTCCACTGGCCGCAACTGCTCTCGGGACTCGCCGACCGAGGGTACGGTCTCGACGACGTGGCAGCGCTGGTCCTCACCCACGGCCACGCCGACCACGTCGGCTTCGCCGAACGCCTGCGCGAGACCACCAGCGTTCCAGTGTTCGTCCACGAGGCCGACGTCGGGCTTGCGCAGGGGACCGAGGACGTCTCTGTGGGCGACGCGCTCGTGAATCTCTGGCGACCGGCCGTGCTGGCGCTCCTGTTCGAACTCGGTCGCAACGGCGGGCTGTCCATCCCGCCGGTCGAGGAGGTCCAGACGTTCGCGGACGGCGACGTCCTCGACCTGCCCGGGTCGCCGGAAATGATCCACGTCCCGGGGCACTCCGCCGGTTCGTGCGCCCTCTTCCTGCCCGACCGCGACGTCCTCCTCTGTGGCGACGCGCTCGCCACGCTCGACCTGACGACCGGCCGCGAGCGCGGCCCCCAGATCATGTCGCTGTTCAACGCCGACGGAGCGCGTGCTCGCGCCTCACTCGACCGACTTGCCGGTCTCGGCGAAGTGACGCTGCTGCCCGGCCACGGCCGCCCCTGGCGTGGTGAGATGGACGAGGCGGTTCGGCTGGCGCGGAGGCAGTGA
- a CDS encoding DUF7119 family protein: MTADGDDGRAPSTDRKSPVGKPVIRGDPTLTGQRAEEAVEFDPDDPESLQLAADTVRAFSENTAGADDNVYMLRGAAACAALVRGEGSYKAAAERAGGEATVSFIRKWSRVHDLPNAIRRHVAMGHIAPTAAKHIARVAGEARLMLAWALLDHDMTVRQVRSVASDVNDGQSVEQALRAEGITLGEISLTLDTDVYRELRRRAAIDGQDPGELASELLADRVDRR; this comes from the coding sequence ATGACTGCTGACGGCGACGACGGACGGGCTCCCTCGACGGACCGGAAGTCGCCGGTCGGCAAACCCGTCATTCGCGGCGACCCGACGCTCACCGGCCAGCGGGCCGAGGAGGCCGTCGAGTTCGACCCCGACGACCCGGAGAGCCTCCAGCTCGCCGCCGACACCGTCAGAGCGTTCTCCGAGAACACCGCCGGCGCGGACGACAACGTCTACATGCTGCGGGGCGCCGCCGCCTGCGCCGCGCTCGTTCGCGGTGAGGGCTCGTACAAGGCCGCCGCCGAACGCGCCGGCGGCGAGGCGACCGTCTCGTTCATCCGCAAGTGGTCCCGCGTCCACGACCTGCCCAACGCCATCCGGCGCCACGTCGCGATGGGACACATCGCCCCCACCGCCGCCAAGCACATCGCCCGCGTCGCCGGCGAGGCCCGCCTCATGCTCGCGTGGGCGCTGCTCGACCACGACATGACCGTCCGCCAGGTCCGCTCGGTCGCCAGCGACGTCAACGACGGCCAGAGCGTCGAGCAGGCCCTCCGCGCCGAGGGGATCACGCTCGGCGAGATCTCGCTCACCCTCGACACCGACGTCTATCGCGAACTGCGCCGCCGCGCCGCCATCGACGGTCAGGACCCCGGCGAACTCGCCAGCGAACTGCTCGCCGACCGCGTCGACCGCCGGTGA
- a CDS encoding nitrite/sulfite reductase: MPTKVENWKDEVYGNEIRDHLMEFAEQGWESIPEDEQDAWFERFKWWGLYHQRSGQESYFMMRIGTPNGVIEPGQLEVIAEVADEYARGPAENPEFGDAYCDWTTRQSIQLHWIKLEDIPEIFDKLESVGLGTQQACGDSWRNIVGCPVAGKDKHEHIDAWPVAEELHETFKGNDEYSNLPRKWKVAVTGCDQGCGQGDINDLAYEPATKEVDGEEQLGFNVRVGGGLSRKEPRFSRSLDVWVPPEQAADIGAGMSALFREYGDRDDRFNARIKFLVDEWGTEKMRDVLQEEFVDFELPSAGENMRESYTYNAGGDEHGDHVGVHEQPDGNYYVGLNVLVGRMGVDDVYELADLADEYGSGEVRLTQRQNVIVTDVEEDRLDAFLDEPLLENYEPDPHPFMRGSIACTGTEFCSLSIVETKNRQVRYARWLKDNVDVPDGVEDFHIHLSGCTASCAQPQIADISLRGMKTRKDGEPVEALDIGLGGGLGENPHFADWVEMRVPADEVPGYIENLLATFEDEREEGQTFREFIAEREEEELQELAEAEETDYEDPYMHNTKMTWYPYVEDDDMQSSPAPTDGEGQPLQPADD; the protein is encoded by the coding sequence ATGCCCACGAAAGTCGAGAACTGGAAAGACGAGGTGTACGGGAACGAAATCCGTGACCACCTCATGGAGTTCGCGGAGCAGGGCTGGGAGTCGATCCCCGAGGACGAGCAGGACGCCTGGTTCGAGCGCTTCAAGTGGTGGGGGCTGTACCACCAGCGCTCCGGCCAGGAGAGCTACTTCATGATGCGCATCGGGACGCCCAACGGCGTCATCGAGCCCGGTCAGCTGGAGGTCATCGCGGAGGTCGCCGACGAGTACGCCCGCGGCCCCGCCGAGAACCCCGAGTTCGGGGACGCCTACTGTGACTGGACGACGCGCCAGTCCATCCAGCTCCACTGGATCAAACTCGAGGACATTCCGGAGATCTTCGACAAGCTCGAATCCGTCGGCCTCGGGACCCAGCAGGCCTGCGGTGATTCCTGGCGGAACATCGTCGGCTGTCCCGTCGCCGGCAAGGACAAGCACGAGCACATCGACGCCTGGCCCGTCGCCGAGGAGCTCCACGAGACGTTCAAGGGCAACGACGAGTACTCGAACCTCCCGCGCAAGTGGAAAGTCGCCGTCACCGGCTGTGACCAGGGCTGTGGCCAGGGCGACATCAACGACCTCGCGTACGAACCGGCCACGAAGGAAGTCGACGGCGAGGAGCAGCTGGGCTTCAACGTCCGCGTCGGCGGCGGCCTCTCCCGCAAGGAGCCCCGCTTCTCCCGCTCGCTCGACGTCTGGGTGCCGCCGGAACAGGCCGCCGACATCGGCGCCGGCATGTCCGCGCTCTTCCGCGAGTACGGCGACCGGGACGACCGCTTCAACGCCCGCATCAAGTTCCTCGTCGACGAGTGGGGCACCGAGAAGATGCGCGACGTGCTCCAGGAGGAGTTCGTCGACTTCGAGCTCCCCTCCGCCGGCGAGAACATGCGCGAGAGCTACACGTACAACGCCGGCGGCGACGAACACGGCGACCACGTGGGCGTCCACGAACAGCCCGACGGCAACTACTACGTCGGCCTGAACGTGCTAGTGGGTCGGATGGGCGTCGACGACGTGTACGAACTCGCCGACCTCGCCGACGAGTACGGCTCCGGTGAGGTCCGCCTCACCCAGCGCCAGAACGTCATCGTCACGGACGTCGAGGAAGACCGGCTCGACGCCTTCCTCGACGAACCGCTGCTGGAGAACTACGAACCGGACCCGCACCCGTTCATGCGCGGCTCCATCGCCTGCACGGGCACCGAGTTCTGTTCGCTCTCCATCGTCGAGACGAAGAACCGGCAGGTCCGCTACGCCCGCTGGCTCAAGGACAACGTCGACGTCCCCGACGGCGTCGAGGACTTCCACATCCACCTCTCGGGCTGTACCGCCTCTTGCGCCCAGCCGCAAATCGCCGACATCAGTCTTCGAGGGATGAAGACCCGCAAGGACGGCGAACCGGTCGAGGCCCTCGACATCGGCCTCGGCGGCGGCCTCGGGGAGAACCCCCACTTCGCCGACTGGGTCGAGATGCGCGTCCCCGCCGACGAGGTGCCGGGCTACATCGAGAACCTGCTGGCCACCTTCGAGGACGAGCGCGAGGAGGGCCAGACGTTCCGCGAGTTCATCGCCGAGCGCGAGGAGGAGGAACTCCAGGAACTGGCCGAAGCGGAGGAGACCGACTACGAGGACCCGTACATGCACAACACGAAGATGACGTGGTACCCCTACGTCGAGGACGACGACATGCAGTCTTCGCCCGCGCCGACCGACGGCGAGGGCCAGCCGCTCCAGCCCGCGGACGACTAG
- a CDS encoding DUF6360 family protein, with amino-acid sequence MADRILKANAYTTFDLLDGVVEGHGFTEEAFAILNVTTDSRDDPEFVELQVEMDNTDLDEVRPHADKLSLSADQAREMADELEKYAGRVEAAAEE; translated from the coding sequence ATGGCAGACCGCATCCTGAAGGCCAACGCCTACACGACCTTCGACCTGCTCGACGGCGTCGTCGAGGGCCACGGCTTCACCGAGGAGGCCTTCGCCATCCTGAACGTCACCACGGACAGCCGCGACGACCCGGAGTTCGTCGAACTCCAGGTCGAGATGGACAACACCGACCTCGACGAGGTCCGGCCCCACGCCGACAAGCTCTCGCTGTCGGCCGACCAGGCCCGCGAGATGGCCGACGAACTGGAGAAGTACGCCGGCCGGGTCGAGGCAGCGGCGGAGGAGTGA
- a CDS encoding DUF6069 family protein, translating to MSTETAATPDHQHVALGTLAKRGLVAVLVADVVNVVITVAAITAGVAPTLDPLSYGPVLLFTTVGVVGATVVYALLDRFVADPDRTFTLLAAVVLVLSWIPDALFVPAMPGGTAAGAITLAAMHLTTAAVAVAALTSRFGSAMLE from the coding sequence ATGAGCACGGAGACCGCCGCCACACCGGACCACCAGCACGTCGCGCTCGGAACGCTCGCCAAGCGTGGCCTGGTCGCCGTCCTCGTCGCAGACGTCGTCAACGTCGTGATCACGGTCGCCGCGATAACCGCCGGCGTCGCACCGACCCTCGATCCCCTCTCGTACGGCCCGGTGCTGTTGTTCACCACCGTCGGCGTCGTCGGTGCGACGGTCGTCTACGCACTGCTCGACCGGTTCGTCGCCGATCCTGACCGGACGTTCACGCTCCTGGCGGCAGTCGTCCTGGTCCTCTCGTGGATCCCCGACGCGCTCTTCGTCCCCGCGATGCCGGGCGGAACCGCGGCGGGTGCGATCACCCTCGCCGCGATGCACCTGACGACGGCCGCCGTCGCCGTGGCCGCGCTGACCAGTCGCTTCGGGTCCGCGATGCTCGAGTGA
- a CDS encoding type B DNA-directed DNA polymerase has protein sequence MVVAVDVEDDEVRLWSRVPAGAEPRDVPGTTTERVSENVVVQRDRDYAPTCYVGGPADALADLRAALESDPKVVDLAWDRKYLNLRDGDPSRVLAVSLERPSEIATFAREVRTVREPGGADRREGPPNERAVSGANREPGSANGASTAGGWRPGTFRLYDVDPSPKFRYCLERGVDPTPEAEEGGEHWPRSLSLSLPTERLAAGDLTALTCEGRAAPRAAERQTGEARERLSPDGDGDAAVLRALAARLDAVDPDVLVLSSADLVPLIHDRADALGVDCDLGRLPGHRMLAGENSYESYGRVGHSPARYDVPGRAVVDRSNSFFWREGKLPGLFDLVDRSWKPLQEASWASIGTVFTAMQIREARDRGVVVPWRSWEGESFKRMGTLHDADRGGFTFEPDVGFHENVVEVDFASLYPRIMIENDLSPETVQCDCHDTDDVPKLGYSVCPDVDEPFVPTVLDRIVSNRYGFKGDLRETDDPERAARLESKISALKWILVTCFGYQGYRNSKFGRIEVHESINAFARELLLDAKEYLEAAGWRVVHGIVDSLWVTAAVDDPTPIEEVCAALTEARGIPLEHESDFEWVCFVPTSDGERGSLTSYFGKRNDDSFKFRGIEARQRSTPTFVGEIQRDLVATLDEHREPEPVCDRLARAIARVQSGSVDPDDLVLRTSASKSLADYDQRTRTVAALERYEAHDVARNPGQDVRYVVVDDGRRDRDRVRLPWEDCGDYDADFYETLLVRAAESVVSPLGWDRERIRRYLDDGEDLTLGAFS, from the coding sequence GTGGTCGTCGCCGTCGACGTCGAAGACGACGAGGTCCGCCTGTGGTCCCGGGTGCCCGCCGGGGCCGAACCGCGGGACGTGCCCGGGACCACGACGGAGCGGGTCTCGGAGAACGTCGTCGTCCAGCGTGACCGCGACTACGCGCCGACCTGCTACGTCGGCGGCCCGGCCGACGCCCTGGCGGACCTGCGGGCGGCCCTCGAATCCGACCCGAAGGTCGTCGACCTGGCGTGGGACCGGAAGTATCTCAATCTGCGCGACGGCGACCCCTCGCGAGTGCTCGCCGTCTCGCTGGAGCGCCCGAGCGAGATTGCCACGTTCGCACGGGAGGTGCGGACCGTCAGGGAGCCGGGCGGGGCCGACCGAAGGGAGGGCCCGCCGAACGAGCGAGCGGTGAGCGGCGCGAACCGCGAGCCGGGCAGCGCGAACGGCGCGAGCACCGCCGGCGGCTGGCGACCGGGAACGTTCCGGCTGTACGACGTCGACCCGAGCCCGAAGTTCCGCTACTGCCTGGAACGCGGCGTCGACCCGACGCCGGAGGCCGAGGAGGGCGGCGAGCACTGGCCCCGGTCGCTGTCGCTCTCGCTTCCGACCGAGCGGCTGGCCGCCGGGGACCTGACGGCGCTCACCTGCGAGGGACGCGCGGCGCCACGCGCCGCGGAACGGCAAACGGGCGAAGCCCGTGAGCGCCTCTCGCCGGATGGCGACGGCGATGCCGCCGTCCTCCGAGCGCTCGCGGCCCGTCTCGACGCCGTCGACCCGGATGTCCTCGTGCTCTCCAGCGCCGACCTGGTCCCGCTGATCCACGACCGGGCCGACGCGCTGGGCGTCGACTGCGACCTGGGCCGCCTGCCGGGCCACCGCATGCTCGCCGGCGAGAACAGCTACGAGAGCTACGGCCGCGTCGGCCACTCGCCGGCCCGCTACGACGTGCCCGGGCGAGCCGTCGTCGACCGCTCGAACAGCTTCTTCTGGCGCGAGGGGAAGCTCCCGGGCCTGTTCGACCTGGTCGACCGGTCGTGGAAACCGCTGCAGGAGGCATCGTGGGCCTCCATCGGGACGGTGTTCACGGCGATGCAGATCCGCGAGGCCCGGGACCGGGGCGTGGTCGTCCCCTGGCGGTCCTGGGAGGGCGAATCGTTCAAGCGAATGGGGACGCTCCACGACGCCGACCGTGGCGGGTTCACCTTCGAGCCAGACGTCGGCTTCCACGAGAACGTGGTCGAAGTCGACTTCGCGTCTCTCTATCCGCGGATCATGATCGAGAACGACCTCAGTCCGGAGACGGTGCAGTGTGACTGCCACGACACCGACGACGTCCCGAAACTCGGCTACAGCGTCTGCCCGGACGTCGACGAACCGTTCGTTCCCACGGTCCTCGACCGGATCGTCAGCAACCGCTACGGCTTCAAGGGCGACCTGCGCGAGACCGACGACCCCGAGCGGGCCGCCCGCCTGGAGTCGAAGATAAGCGCCCTGAAGTGGATCCTCGTCACCTGCTTCGGCTACCAGGGCTACCGAAACAGCAAGTTCGGTCGCATCGAGGTCCACGAGTCCATCAACGCCTTCGCTCGCGAACTGCTGCTGGACGCCAAGGAGTACCTCGAGGCCGCCGGGTGGCGCGTCGTCCACGGCATCGTCGACAGCCTCTGGGTGACCGCCGCCGTCGACGACCCGACGCCCATCGAAGAGGTCTGTGCCGCCCTCACCGAGGCGAGGGGCATCCCGCTCGAACACGAGAGCGACTTCGAGTGGGTGTGTTTCGTCCCCACGAGCGACGGCGAGCGCGGGTCGTTGACGAGCTACTTCGGAAAGCGAAACGATGACAGCTTCAAGTTTCGCGGCATCGAGGCCCGCCAGCGCTCGACGCCGACGTTCGTCGGCGAGATCCAGCGAGACCTCGTGGCGACGCTGGACGAACACCGGGAACCGGAGCCGGTCTGTGACAGGCTGGCCCGCGCCATCGCTCGCGTCCAGTCGGGCAGCGTCGACCCCGACGACCTGGTCCTCCGGACGAGCGCCTCGAAGTCACTGGCCGACTACGACCAGCGGACCCGAACGGTGGCCGCGCTGGAACGCTACGAGGCCCACGACGTCGCCCGGAATCCCGGACAGGACGTCCGCTACGTCGTCGTCGACGATGGACGCCGCGACAGGGACCGCGTCCGCCTGCCGTGGGAGGACTGCGGGGACTACGACGCGGACTTCTACGAGACGCTGCTGGTCCGGGCCGCCGAGAGCGTCGTCTCGCCGCTGGGCTGGGACCGCGAACGGATCCGGCGGTATCTGGACGACGGGGAAGACCTGACGCTGGGGGCGTTCTCGTGA